The following are from one region of the Amedibacterium intestinale genome:
- a CDS encoding transglutaminase-like domain-containing protein produces the protein MKHKINIFFSCLLALSLCAGCDKKSSPSTDEKKPKGSRDNTPVVLEPVWQEKKQIGNDKITFDLSNASEGYVMASYTGDNPKVKIRIQNPGSKDYYTYDVTKEYNVFPLTGGNGTYTFIAYENISGTKYSQLFSQSETLDIKNDYTTYLYPNQYVNFQRDSKAVSLSSEIVKSANNDLDAVKDVYEYVVNTLHYDDEKAEKAKNGELAGYLPDVDVILQEQKGICFDYAALMATMLRSQNIPAKMEIGYANMEEGAVYHAWLSVYIKDIGWIDDLIEFDGKNWSMMDPTLISDSNNSKKMRKFTKDKNNYTTKYVY, from the coding sequence TTGAAGCATAAAATCAACATCTTTTTTTCCTGTCTTCTTGCCTTGAGCTTATGTGCAGGCTGTGATAAAAAAAGCAGTCCTTCTACAGATGAAAAAAAGCCAAAAGGAAGCAGAGATAATACACCAGTTGTCTTAGAACCTGTATGGCAAGAAAAAAAGCAAATTGGAAACGATAAAATTACTTTTGATTTATCCAATGCTTCTGAGGGTTATGTCATGGCTTCTTATACAGGAGATAATCCAAAAGTTAAAATCCGAATACAAAATCCAGGAAGTAAAGACTACTATACATATGATGTTACCAAAGAATATAATGTTTTCCCTTTAACTGGAGGGAATGGAACATATACATTTATCGCTTATGAAAATATCTCAGGTACAAAATACAGTCAGTTGTTTTCTCAAAGTGAAACATTAGATATTAAAAATGACTATACGACCTACCTTTACCCAAATCAGTATGTCAACTTTCAAAGAGACAGCAAAGCTGTATCTTTAAGTTCTGAAATTGTAAAATCAGCCAATAATGATTTAGATGCAGTCAAAGATGTTTATGAATATGTAGTAAATACACTGCACTATGATGATGAAAAAGCAGAAAAAGCAAAAAACGGAGAGTTGGCTGGATATCTGCCTGATGTAGATGTCATTTTACAAGAGCAAAAAGGAATCTGTTTTGATTATGCTGCGCTTATGGCTACCATGTTAAGAAGTCAAAACATTCCAGCAAAAATGGAAATTGGCTATGCAAATATGGAAGAAGGAGCTGTATATCATGCATGGCTTAGTGTTTACATCAAAGATATTGGATGGATCGATGATTTGATTGAATTTGATGGAAAAAACTGGTCAATGATGGATCCTACATTAATTTCTGACAGCAACAACAGCAAAAAAATGCGAAAATTCACAAAAGACAAAAATAATTACACAACAAAATACGTATATTAG